In Rhodamnia argentea isolate NSW1041297 chromosome 11, ASM2092103v1, whole genome shotgun sequence, one genomic interval encodes:
- the LOC115731710 gene encoding MDIS1-interacting receptor like kinase 2-like, which yields MNLEGNEGLEYAAMETEANALRRSGWWPDFLKNNGSLAHCMWPGISCDDSGSIVNINITQQGQYGYDLEWDFSSMDFSLLSNLVFLGLHDSYLTNIFPLQICALPKLRHLNLSHNYITGEFPLCLQYLTTLEVIDIHSNRIDGPIPPELGNLKSLIHLDLSLNMLWGTIPPTLGHIDYIDLSYNDLTGKMPKNLAHVPYGSFVGNEGLQTIDGSRRMSRVDGSKRKSRAVLMVVLIPVMVISFIFCLVLGNLIIFRRRMKSMQSETVEKNGDFLSIWNYDGRIAYEDIINATEDFDIKYCIGTGGYGSVYRAQLPNGKIFALKKLHRLETEDPSLDKSFRNEVRHLTEVRHRSIIKLHGFCLHKRCMFLIYEYMERGSLFCVLRGDVEAVDLDWSKRLQIVRDMAHALSYMHHDCARPIVHRDISSNNVLLNNKMQAFLSIFGTARLVEPNFSSNLIANIAGTRGYIAPELAYTLVINEKCDVYSFGMVAMETIMGEHPGEIILMLPTLVTEDVMLHQILDPRLLIPRENSVARSIVLVVSLALACLSSDPKSRPTMKQVSEAFLAPKLVLAKPFHSISLAQLQGNNRGVWCEGGSTENSSGQQEEQSVDKMMMQIGERG from the exons ATGAATTTGGAAGGCAATGAAGGTTTGGAATATGCTGCCATGGAAACAGAGGCAAATGCTCTTCGTCGCAGTGGGTGGTGGCCTGACTTCCTTAAAAACAACGGTTCTTTAGCACATTGCATGTGGCCTGGCATTTCATGCGATGATTCTGGAAGCATTGTCAATATAAACATAACACAACAAGGCCAATATGGCTACGATTTAGAATGGGATTTCAGCAGCATGGATTTCTCTCTGCTCTCAAATCTGGTCTTTCTTGGACTGCATGATAGTTACTTGACTAATATCTTTCCCCTTCAAATATGTGCACTCCCAAAGCTCAGGCACCTCAACTTGTCTCACAATTACATAACTGGTGAGTTCCCTCTTTGTCTCCAATACCTCACCACGTTGGAAGTAATTGACATTCATAGTAATAGAATCGATGGTCCTATCCCTCCCGAATTGGGAAATCTAAAGAGTTTGATCCACCTGGATCTGAGTCTCAATATGCTTTGGGGGACAATCCCTCCGACTCTTGGTCATATAGATTACATTGACTTGTCGTATAATGATCTCAcgggaaaaatgccaaaaaatctgGCCCATGTTCCTTATGGATCTTTCGTAGGCAATGAAGGTTTGCAAACGATTGATGGTTCGAGAAGAATGTCGAGGGTTGATGGTTCCAAAAGAAAGTCGAGGGCTGTACTTATGGTGGTACTTATACCAGTGATGGTtatatcattcattttctgtttGGTTTTGGGGAATTTGATCATATTTCGGCGTAGAATGAAGAGCATGCAATCAGAGACAGtagaaaaaaatggagatttcttGTCAATATGGAATTATGATGGGAGAATTGCATATGAAGATATAATCAATGCAACGGAAGACTTTGACATCAAATATTGCATTGGAACTGGTGGATACGGTAGTGTCTATAGAGCACAACTACCCAATGGGAAAATCTTTGCATTGAAAAAACTTCACCGTCTTGAAACAGAGGATCCATCTTTGGACAAGAGCTTCCGAAATGAAGTGAGGCACTTAACAGAAGTACGACATAGAAGCATAATTAAGCTCCATGGTTTTTGCTTACACAAGCGATGCATGTTCTTGATTTATGAGTACATGGAAAGGGGAAGTCTATTCTGTGTTTTGAGAGGTGACGTTGAAGCGGTGGACCTAGACTGGTCTAAAAGACTCCAGATTGTCCGGGATATGGCGCATGCTTTGTCTTACATGCACCATGATTGTGCTCGGCCAATTGTTCATCGAGACATATCTAGCAACAATGTTTTGCTCAACAACAAAATGCAGGCATTCCTATCGATTTTCGGCACAGCAAGACTAGTAGAACCTAATTTCTCATCTAATCTCATTGCAAATATCGCAGGTACTCGTGGATATATAGCACCAG AGCTCGCTTACACTTTGGTCATCAATGAGAAATGCGACGTATATAGCTTTGGAATGGTAGCAATGGAAACAATAATGGGTGAGCATCCAGGTGAGATCATCTTAATGTTGCCGACACTCGTCACAGAAGATGTTATGCTACACCAAATATTGGACCCGCGCTTGCTAATCCCAAGAGAGAATTCCGTCGCAAGAAGTATCGTTCTAGTAGTTTCTTTGGCGCTTGCTTGCTTGAGTAGTGATCCAAAGTCACGGCCCACGATGAAACAAGTTTCGGAAGCTTTTCTAGCTCCAAAACTAGTGTTGGCCAAGCCCTTCCATTCAATCTCACTCGCTCAGCTCCAGGGAAATAATCGAGGAGTTTGGTGCGAAGGTGGATCAACGGAAAATTCGTCAGGCCAGCAAGAAGAGCAGTCGGTTGATAAAATGATGATGCAAATTGGTGAACGTGGTTGA